Proteins co-encoded in one Ananas comosus cultivar F153 linkage group 15, ASM154086v1, whole genome shotgun sequence genomic window:
- the LOC109721649 gene encoding LOB domain-containing protein 25-like, translated as MSSSSSSSSSTSNSPCAACKFLRRKCMPGCIFAPYFPPEEPQKFINVHKVFGASNVTKLLNELLPHQREDAVNSLAYEAEARVKDPVYGCVGAISVLQRQVQRLQKELEIAHADLLRYACGEIPTGHLQQPQSAQRLGSLYQRSGEYGRRVGNGGGVGGPLFNQGYGVVASHVPNYPATATATTTPWCTSANPSGEGSISSGDHMDQSEGGESSM; from the coding sequence ATGTCATCTTCgagctcctcctcttcctccacctcAAACTCCCCCTGCGCCGCCTGCAAGTTTCTGCGACGAAAGTGCATGCCGGGCTGCATCTTCGCCCCCTACTTCCCGCCCGAGGAGCCGCAGAAATTCATAAACGTTCACAAGGTGTTTGGCGCGAGCAACGTCACGAAGCTACTCAACGAGCTCCTCCCCCACCAGCGCGAGGACGCCGTCAACTCCTTGGCCTACGAGGCCGAGGCGAGGGTGAAGGACCCGGTCTACGGATGCGTCGGCGCCATCTCCGTGCTCCAGAGACAGGTCCAGAGGCTCCAGAAGGAGCTCGAGATCGCCCATGCCGACCTGCTCCGGTACGCATGCGGCGAGATCCCGACGGGGCATCTGCAGCAGCCGCAGTCGGCGCAGCGCTTGGGGAGCTTGTACCAGAGATCAGGTGAGTATGGGAGGAGGGTTGGGAATGGAGGAGGGGTGGGGGGGCCATTGTTCAACCAGGGCTATGGGGTGGTGGCATCTCATGTGCCTAATTAccctgctactgctactgctaccACTACTCCATGGTGCACAAGTGCCAACCCTTCAGGAGAGGGGAGTATAAGCTCAGGAGATCATATGGATCAGAGCGAAGGAGGAGAGAGTAGTATGTGA